In Quercus robur chromosome 10, dhQueRobu3.1, whole genome shotgun sequence, a genomic segment contains:
- the LOC126702297 gene encoding uncharacterized protein LOC126702297 gives MRENKEKTVASGDEDVAAPTPKVASVQAGKRKSKGISSNVDLDDLPSRRGHKKQKPSKTSLPKVPKFVPPTVNLDEPVDVEPVQIVHPVQSDPPPAPKTSYKPSPSEPSDRPSNLVLDEGYAWRTFKGIVTDHEVNECYNMSVKEFERSGIHDLFKAMSKFYTATCQAKELATEAKTAKDKAKELSHEVLSKKGEVIRLTEDFNRLLGSETKLKNDVEELKADNLEKDTRIVHLEGQVAELTSSLEKAREEAIAAFKKSDEYKNRLDSHYAAGYEDFRADAKDAYPDLDFNSFKLPLATESSVLQTSSEDVNIMDDANTEVTQDEPK, from the exons ATGAgggaaaacaaggaaaaaacagTGGCTAGCGGGGACGAGGATGTTGCTGCTCCAACTCCCAAAGTGGCTTCCGTCCAGGCTGGGAAGAGGAAGTCCAAGGGTATTTCAAGCAATGTGGACCTGGACGACCTTCCCAGTCGTCGTGGCCACAAGAAGCAAAAACCAAGTAAGACTTCCCTTCCCAAGGTTCCAAAGTTCGTTCCACCAACAGTGAACTTGGACGAGCCTGTGGACGTGGAGCCCGTCCAAATAGTTCATCCTGTCCAGTCTGATCCTCCCCCTGCTCCCAAAACTTCTTACAAGCCTAGCCCGTCTGAGCCCTCTGATCGTCCCTCTAATTTGGTTCTGGACGAGGGTTATGCATGGAGGACGTTCAAAGGGATCGTCACTGATCATGAAGTTAACGAATGTTACAACATGTCAGTGAAGGAGTTTGAGCGTTCTGGCATCCATGACCTTTTCAAG GCTATGTCAAAGTTTTATACAGCGACTTGCCAGGCCAAGGAGCTTGCTACAGAGGCCAAGACTGCCAAGGATAAGGCTAAGGAGCTAAGCCATGAGGTCTTATCCAAGAAGGGGGAGGTCATTAGGTTGACCGAGGACTTTAATCGTCTGCTGGGAAGCGAGACGAAGCTGAAGAACGATGTTGAGGAGCTCAAAGCTGACAACTTAGAGAAGGATACCCGCATCGTCCATCTAGAAGGACAAGTTGCAGAGCTTACCTCGTCCTTGGAGAAGGCACGTGAAGAAGCAATTGCTGCTTTTAAGAAGTCTGACGAGTATAAGAATCGTCTAGACAGTCATTATGCAGCTGGTTATGAAGACTTCCGTGCTGATGCCAAAGACGCGTATCCTGATTTGGACTTTAACTCGTTCAAGCTTCCTCTTGCTACCGAGAGTTCTGTGTTGCAGACGAGTTCCGAGGACGTCAACATCATGGACGATGCTAACACTGAAGTTACTCAGGACGAACCCAAGTGA